One genomic window of Hymenobacter sp. J193 includes the following:
- a CDS encoding tetratricopeptide repeat protein, whose protein sequence is MTRTLLSRLLFWPLVALVLAAGLAGCASERGPVGRAYQNVVARDNAYFLAREKMRTVEADLDKGRLNDYNRVLPLFPTIDSLTAVKLAGDMEDIIKKTSIPIQYHPGSDWTDDSYILVGKARYYKRELEDAVKTFKYVNTTSKDPHARHEALIWLMRTFLVLKEYESASAVSDILDKEQGTERNARALFMTRAEYHLRTDNPMLAIENLEKALPYITPKNEQSRTRYVLAQLYQEQGDDKKAYAQLNQILKRNPPYELDFYSKLMLGQVSDLNQNDRARLDKYFAKLLKDTKNKEYGDKIYYEMARLEYRQQRYPEALKLLEKSARVGGGNQAQKSYTYLLAGRINYENLQKYRAAAAYYDSTVQNLSRESPQYAAIAERSTILQDFAKQLTIVETQDSLQALARLDTAALRVRLTAYAEAELAAKAAEEKRLAAQRERDDRRQTGTGISNVRSGNPDIDPFAFANSNTGAQWYFDNPTSLSTARSEFVRRWGDRPLQDNWRVTSVASASPAAARGGNVPVSLAGNDATQVNAESAAAAALSPAQQVATLVAQYRQSIPLSSEQLEASNQLTEEALFSLGGIYGQQLREPARAAETYEKLLARFPGGKHTPEVYYSLFLQYQAAGDAKAEQYAQRLRQEYPTSSYARLVADPEFLRRMSVANAGVSVQLDSAFALYKKQEFKKTAKVLERTRKLYPESDYNDRIAYLGVLLALRTQSPATTKAQVAKFVKDYPNSALNTDAQTLLATFDRYEQGSLPGALASTEKPRVSYFRPGEVDNRMRIFYGANESPVVVPKPAAPAAASTAPAAAAQTTPAPAPDKNPAAASPTVATPAEPAPTVPAPATATPGGPDLAPAAPAAPYATNLSANHAVVLVVAKDAPLLATLPAQLATYHGRYFRASNLQVQQQPLGDSLVAVVVQSLAGAKVAQSYALKLRGPQSPLGRLRGVGYQTLVVGIENLPVLLQRQNVAEYEQFYQQAYRP, encoded by the coding sequence TTGACCCGAACTCTGCTTTCCCGTCTTCTTTTCTGGCCGCTGGTGGCGTTGGTGCTGGCCGCTGGCCTGGCTGGTTGCGCCTCCGAGCGGGGCCCTGTTGGCCGTGCTTACCAGAACGTTGTGGCCCGCGACAATGCCTACTTCCTGGCGCGGGAAAAGATGCGCACCGTTGAGGCCGACCTCGACAAAGGCCGCCTCAACGACTACAACCGCGTGCTGCCCCTCTTCCCTACCATCGACTCGCTGACGGCCGTGAAGCTGGCCGGGGATATGGAGGACATTATCAAGAAGACTTCGATTCCTATTCAATATCACCCCGGCTCCGACTGGACCGACGACAGCTACATCTTGGTGGGCAAGGCGCGCTACTACAAGCGTGAGCTGGAAGACGCCGTGAAGACCTTCAAGTATGTTAACACCACTAGCAAAGACCCGCACGCCCGCCACGAAGCCCTGATCTGGCTGATGCGCACGTTTCTGGTGCTGAAAGAGTACGAAAGCGCCTCGGCCGTCTCCGATATTCTGGACAAGGAACAGGGCACCGAGCGAAACGCCCGCGCCCTGTTCATGACCCGCGCCGAGTACCACCTGCGGACCGACAACCCTATGCTGGCTATTGAGAACCTGGAGAAGGCACTGCCCTACATCACGCCCAAAAATGAACAGTCGCGCACGCGCTACGTGCTAGCCCAGCTTTACCAGGAGCAGGGCGACGATAAGAAGGCCTACGCCCAGCTCAATCAGATTCTGAAGCGCAACCCTCCCTACGAGCTGGACTTTTACAGCAAGCTGATGCTGGGCCAGGTATCGGACCTTAATCAAAATGACCGCGCCCGGCTGGATAAGTATTTTGCCAAGCTCCTGAAGGATACCAAAAACAAGGAGTACGGCGACAAGATCTACTACGAAATGGCCCGGCTGGAATACCGCCAGCAGCGCTACCCCGAGGCCCTGAAGCTGCTGGAAAAATCGGCCCGCGTCGGGGGCGGCAACCAGGCCCAGAAGTCGTACACCTATTTACTGGCCGGCCGCATCAACTACGAAAACCTGCAGAAATACCGCGCCGCCGCTGCCTACTACGATAGCACGGTGCAGAACCTGTCGCGCGAGTCGCCACAGTACGCGGCCATAGCGGAGCGGAGCACCATTCTGCAGGACTTCGCCAAGCAGCTGACTATTGTGGAAACGCAGGACAGCCTACAGGCCCTGGCCCGGTTGGATACGGCCGCGCTTCGGGTGCGCCTTACGGCCTACGCTGAGGCCGAGCTGGCCGCCAAAGCCGCCGAGGAAAAGCGCCTGGCTGCCCAGCGCGAGCGGGACGACCGGCGCCAGACGGGCACCGGCATAAGCAACGTACGCTCCGGCAACCCCGACATCGACCCGTTTGCTTTCGCCAACTCCAATACGGGCGCCCAATGGTACTTCGACAACCCAACCTCGCTCAGCACGGCGCGCTCGGAGTTTGTGCGCCGCTGGGGCGACCGGCCGTTGCAGGACAACTGGCGCGTAACCAGCGTAGCCAGCGCCTCTCCGGCAGCGGCCCGCGGGGGTAACGTCCCGGTTTCGCTGGCCGGTAACGACGCTACTCAGGTAAATGCCGAAAGCGCCGCCGCGGCAGCCCTCAGCCCAGCCCAGCAGGTTGCCACGCTGGTAGCCCAGTACCGGCAGAGCATTCCGCTGAGCTCCGAGCAGCTGGAGGCATCCAACCAACTGACGGAAGAAGCACTATTTTCGTTGGGCGGCATCTACGGACAGCAGCTGCGGGAGCCTGCCCGCGCCGCCGAAACCTACGAAAAGCTGTTGGCGCGCTTCCCGGGCGGCAAGCACACGCCGGAAGTGTACTACAGCCTGTTTCTGCAGTACCAAGCCGCCGGTGATGCCAAGGCCGAGCAGTACGCCCAGCGCCTGCGGCAGGAGTACCCCACTTCCTCCTATGCCCGGCTGGTGGCCGACCCCGAGTTTCTGCGGCGCATGTCGGTGGCCAACGCGGGCGTGAGCGTGCAGCTGGATTCGGCGTTTGCCTTGTATAAAAAGCAGGAGTTCAAGAAAACGGCCAAGGTGCTGGAGCGCACCCGCAAGCTTTATCCCGAAAGTGACTACAACGACCGAATAGCTTACCTGGGCGTGCTGCTGGCCTTACGCACCCAGTCACCGGCTACCACCAAGGCGCAAGTGGCGAAGTTCGTCAAGGACTACCCCAACAGCGCCCTGAATACCGACGCCCAAACCTTGCTGGCCACCTTCGACCGGTACGAGCAAGGCAGCCTGCCCGGGGCCCTGGCCTCCACCGAAAAGCCCCGCGTATCGTACTTCCGCCCCGGCGAGGTAGACAACCGCATGCGCATTTTTTACGGTGCCAATGAGTCGCCGGTAGTGGTACCCAAGCCCGCGGCCCCGGCTGCAGCATCTACCGCGCCGGCTGCTGCTGCCCAAACGACGCCTGCTCCGGCTCCGGATAAAAATCCGGCCGCTGCCTCGCCCACAGTAGCCACGCCGGCCGAGCCCGCTCCTACCGTACCGGCCCCCGCTACCGCCACACCCGGCGGCCCCGATCTGGCTCCTGCTGCTCCGGCCGCGCCCTACGCCACCAATCTGAGCGCCAACCACGCGGTGGTGCTGGTAGTAGCCAAAGACGCCCCCCTGCTGGCGACGCTGCCCGCTCAGCTGGCCACCTACCACGGCCGCTACTTCCGGGCCAGCAACCTGCAGGTGCAGCAGCAACCCCTCGGCGACTCGCTGGTGGCGGTGGTGGTGCAGTCGTTGGCCGGGGCCAAAGTAGCGCAGAGCTATGCCCTGAAGCTGCGCGGCCCGCAGAGTCCGCTGGGCCGGCTGCGGGGTGTGGGTTACCAAACCCTGGTTGTAGGTATTGAGAACCTGCCGGTGCTGCTCCAACGCCAGAACGTGGCCGAATACGAGCAGTTCTACCAGCAAGCATATCGTCCGTAA
- a CDS encoding penicillin-binding protein 1A gives MAYSAARKPSGLRKPARSGRFAAFIRTLWTLFGIGLLAFLFYIWAVSANFLNLFGRMPNLKTLENPKSELASEVYSSDNVLMGKYFRENRTPVEYEDLPQHLVDALIATEDARFEEHSGIDPKATGRVAAGLLTGGSGGGGSTLTQQLAKVLFHTREDLSDGGLNDVPGVRMLITKTKEWILAIRLERSYTKREIMRMYLNVTDYGSNAFGISTAAKTFFGKKPKELTRPEAATLVGVLNAPSRFSPKFNPQRSKMRRNWVLRQMHKYGYMDAQALQADTVKPIVLRYNVENQNEGIAPYFRVEVSKMLRDWARETDHDLYADGLKIYTTIDSRMQKYAETAIADHMKLQQRWFDTHWKGQLPWRDENGKVIPGFLNTAIKRTERYKSLAIRYEGQPDSIKYYLNKKYKMKVFTWQGEKEVTMSPLDSLAYYKRFLHAGFMAMNPLNGQIKAWVGGTNYKYFKYDHVKQGKRQPGSTFKPFVYTAAIDQGYSPCYQRPDVATTFPAVAGRPPYTPRNFEGSFSGRTFTMRQALARSMNSITAWLVQKLGPETVVAYAKRLGITSPIEAVPAVGFGSSDVSIYELTGAYGTFANHGVWTAPMMVMRIEDKNGNVLREFVPQTKEALSEETAYLMTYMMRGAVEEKGGTSIILRGGFNFPYQIAAKTGTTSNYSDAWFMGLTPDLVCGMWVGGEDRSIHFRTGAYGQGSRLALPIYGIFMKQVYKNNKEIGISTKDFPIPQQPLSIEIDCSRYYGGQRDTIPYEQKLNQVDLGDLDDEDI, from the coding sequence ATGGCATATTCTGCTGCCCGAAAACCGTCGGGCTTGCGCAAGCCGGCCCGCTCCGGGCGTTTCGCGGCCTTTATTCGTACGCTGTGGACGCTGTTCGGTATTGGCCTGCTGGCGTTTCTGTTTTACATCTGGGCCGTCAGCGCCAACTTCCTGAATTTGTTTGGGCGGATGCCCAACCTGAAAACGCTTGAAAACCCTAAGAGCGAACTGGCCTCGGAGGTATATTCTTCCGACAATGTACTGATGGGCAAGTACTTTCGCGAGAACCGCACCCCGGTGGAGTACGAAGACCTGCCCCAGCACCTAGTGGATGCGCTGATTGCCACCGAGGACGCCCGCTTTGAGGAGCACTCCGGCATCGACCCCAAGGCCACCGGCCGGGTAGCGGCGGGCCTGCTTACGGGCGGCAGTGGTGGTGGCGGCTCTACGCTCACCCAGCAGCTGGCCAAAGTGCTGTTCCACACCCGCGAGGACCTGAGCGACGGGGGCCTGAACGACGTGCCGGGCGTGCGGATGCTCATCACCAAAACCAAGGAGTGGATTCTGGCCATCCGGCTGGAACGCAGCTACACCAAGCGCGAAATCATGCGCATGTACCTGAATGTGACGGACTATGGCTCCAACGCTTTCGGCATCAGCACAGCGGCCAAAACGTTTTTCGGCAAGAAGCCCAAGGAGCTGACGCGCCCCGAGGCAGCCACCCTGGTGGGCGTGCTGAACGCGCCCAGCCGCTTCAGCCCCAAGTTCAACCCGCAGCGCAGCAAGATGCGCCGCAACTGGGTGCTCCGCCAGATGCACAAGTATGGCTACATGGATGCCCAGGCCCTGCAGGCCGACACCGTGAAGCCGATTGTGCTGCGCTACAACGTGGAAAATCAGAACGAAGGCATTGCGCCCTACTTCCGGGTGGAGGTAAGCAAGATGCTGCGCGACTGGGCCCGGGAAACCGACCACGACCTGTACGCCGACGGCCTGAAAATCTACACCACGATTGACTCGCGGATGCAGAAGTACGCCGAAACTGCCATTGCCGACCACATGAAGCTGCAGCAGCGGTGGTTTGACACGCACTGGAAAGGCCAGCTCCCCTGGCGCGACGAGAACGGCAAAGTCATTCCCGGCTTCCTGAACACGGCCATCAAGCGCACCGAACGGTACAAGTCCCTGGCCATCCGTTACGAAGGCCAGCCCGATTCCATCAAGTACTACCTCAACAAGAAGTACAAGATGAAGGTGTTTACCTGGCAGGGCGAAAAGGAAGTGACCATGTCGCCGCTCGATTCGCTGGCGTACTACAAGCGCTTCCTGCACGCGGGCTTTATGGCTATGAACCCGCTCAACGGGCAAATCAAGGCCTGGGTAGGCGGCACCAACTACAAGTACTTCAAGTACGACCACGTAAAGCAGGGTAAGCGCCAGCCCGGCTCCACGTTCAAGCCCTTCGTGTACACCGCCGCCATTGACCAGGGCTACTCCCCGTGCTACCAGCGCCCCGACGTAGCTACCACGTTTCCGGCCGTGGCCGGCCGGCCGCCTTACACGCCCCGCAACTTTGAGGGCAGCTTCTCGGGCCGCACCTTCACGATGCGGCAGGCGCTGGCCCGCTCCATGAACTCCATCACGGCCTGGCTGGTGCAAAAGCTGGGGCCCGAAACCGTGGTAGCCTACGCCAAGCGCCTCGGTATCACCTCCCCCATCGAAGCCGTACCAGCCGTAGGCTTCGGCTCCTCTGATGTGAGCATCTACGAGCTGACCGGCGCCTACGGCACGTTTGCCAACCACGGCGTGTGGACGGCCCCGATGATGGTGATGCGCATTGAGGACAAGAACGGCAACGTGCTGCGCGAATTCGTGCCCCAGACCAAGGAGGCGCTCAGCGAGGAAACGGCTTACCTGATGACCTACATGATGCGGGGCGCGGTGGAGGAGAAAGGCGGCACGTCCATTATCCTGCGCGGCGGCTTCAACTTCCCGTACCAGATAGCGGCTAAAACCGGCACTACGTCCAACTACTCCGACGCCTGGTTCATGGGCCTCACCCCCGACCTGGTATGTGGTATGTGGGTGGGCGGCGAAGACCGAAGCATTCACTTCCGCACGGGGGCCTACGGGCAGGGTTCCCGCCTGGCGCTGCCTATCTATGGCATCTTCATGAAGCAGGTGTACAAGAACAACAAGGAAATCGGCATCAGCACCAAGGACTTCCCGATACCTCAGCAGCCGCTCAGCATCGAAATCGACTGCTCCCGCTACTACGGCGGCCAGCGCGACACGATTCCCTACGAGCAGAAACTCAACCAGGTAGACCTCGGAGACCTGGACGACGAAGACATCTAG
- the uvrC gene encoding excinuclease ABC subunit UvrC, with protein MAANPELQDQIRQLPHRPGVYKYFGEEDTIIYVGKAIDLRKRVSSYFTKQDHNKKTQQLVKNIRRIEFTIVDSESDAFLLENNLIKQHQPKYNILLKDGKTYPYLLLTNERFPRLIPTRNKVPGQGRYYGPYANVTGMNLLLELIRALYPLRTCTYNLSPQNIEAGKFKVCLEYHLGNCKGPCEGLQDEETYNQYIQQIKQILNGDLRLPKQYFREKMTLAAQEQQYELAHQFKQKLDRLDEFQSKSTIVNPALSNIDVFSIAANEKSAFINYLKVMNGSIILTQSLEVQKKLDEPDGEILASLIMQMREEFESESKEILTNVPIPSLPLPGVSIAQPQIGDKRKLMELSIKNVLYLRKEKESMNDRSKDLNEVRIMETMKKDLRLTELPKHIECFDNSNFQGDNPVAAMVCFRNAKPSKKDYRHFHIKTVVGPNDFDSMYEIVTRRYRRLLDEGTSLPQLVIVDGGKGQLSMGVKALKDLGLWGQIPIIGIAKRLEEIYVPNDPLPLYIDKKSETLRLIQRMRDEAHRFGITFHRSRRDAATLKTELTDVKGLGPVTADKLLTKFKSVKKIKELSEAELITEVGKAKARILLDYFSQPDATA; from the coding sequence ATGGCTGCCAACCCTGAGCTGCAAGACCAAATCCGCCAGCTTCCTCACCGCCCCGGCGTCTACAAGTACTTCGGTGAGGAGGACACGATTATCTACGTGGGCAAGGCCATTGACCTGCGCAAGCGGGTGAGCAGCTACTTCACCAAGCAGGACCACAACAAGAAAACCCAGCAACTGGTGAAGAACATCCGCCGCATCGAGTTTACCATCGTGGACTCCGAGTCGGATGCCTTTCTGCTCGAAAACAACCTCATCAAGCAGCATCAGCCCAAGTACAACATCCTGCTCAAGGATGGCAAGACGTATCCGTACCTGCTGCTTACCAACGAGCGGTTTCCGCGCCTGATTCCGACCCGTAACAAGGTACCCGGCCAGGGCCGCTACTACGGGCCTTATGCCAACGTGACGGGCATGAACCTGCTGCTGGAGCTGATCCGGGCCCTATATCCGCTGCGCACCTGCACCTACAACCTGTCGCCGCAGAACATTGAAGCCGGCAAGTTCAAGGTGTGCTTGGAGTACCACCTGGGCAACTGTAAGGGCCCCTGCGAAGGACTTCAGGACGAGGAAACCTACAACCAGTACATCCAGCAGATCAAGCAAATCCTGAACGGCGACCTGCGCCTGCCCAAGCAGTACTTCCGCGAGAAGATGACGCTGGCCGCCCAGGAGCAGCAGTATGAGCTGGCCCACCAGTTCAAGCAGAAGCTCGACCGGCTCGACGAGTTTCAGTCGAAAAGCACTATTGTCAATCCGGCCTTGTCCAACATCGACGTTTTCAGCATTGCGGCCAATGAGAAGTCGGCGTTTATCAACTACCTCAAGGTGATGAATGGCAGCATTATCCTCACCCAGTCGCTCGAAGTGCAGAAGAAGCTGGACGAGCCCGATGGGGAAATCCTGGCCTCGCTGATTATGCAGATGCGTGAGGAGTTTGAAAGCGAGTCAAAGGAAATCCTGACCAACGTGCCGATTCCCAGCCTGCCCCTGCCCGGCGTCAGCATCGCACAGCCCCAGATTGGCGACAAGCGCAAGCTCATGGAGTTGAGCATCAAGAACGTGCTCTACCTGCGTAAGGAAAAGGAAAGCATGAACGACCGAAGCAAGGATCTGAACGAGGTGCGCATCATGGAAACCATGAAGAAGGATTTGCGCCTTACCGAGCTTCCCAAGCACATCGAATGCTTCGACAACTCCAACTTCCAGGGCGATAATCCGGTGGCAGCTATGGTGTGTTTCCGCAACGCCAAGCCCAGCAAAAAGGACTACCGCCACTTCCATATCAAAACTGTGGTAGGCCCCAACGACTTCGACTCGATGTACGAAATAGTGACGCGCCGCTACCGTCGCTTGCTCGATGAAGGGACTAGTCTGCCGCAATTGGTGATTGTAGACGGTGGCAAAGGGCAACTGAGTATGGGCGTCAAAGCCCTAAAAGACCTGGGCCTGTGGGGCCAGATTCCTATCATCGGCATTGCCAAGCGGCTGGAGGAAATCTACGTCCCGAACGACCCGCTGCCGCTCTATATCGACAAGAAAAGCGAAACGCTACGCCTGATTCAGCGGATGCGCGACGAAGCCCACCGGTTCGGCATCACCTTCCACCGCTCCCGCCGCGACGCCGCCACGCTCAAAACCGAGCTTACCGACGTCAAAGGCCTCGGGCCCGTTACGGCTGATAAGCTGCTCACCAAATTCAAGTCAGTGAAGAAAATCAAGGAGCTGTCAGAAGCTGAGCTGATAACCGAAGTAGGCAAAGCCAAAGCCCGCATTCTGCTTGATTACTTCAGTCAGCCTGACGCTACGGCTTGA
- the gldN gene encoding gliding motility protein GldN, with protein sequence MIFDKKRSRMYHDIKTLTLFVPAGAPGNEKPYDVAIGTFKYSDLVRMFRNNPDKAIWFNPQNDAQHKNLADAFELWLFNSYIVKVSNPNNARLSDVYGGEREGILASQQAATDLIEYEYNLWSF encoded by the coding sequence ATGATTTTTGACAAGAAACGGTCAAGAATGTATCATGACATCAAAACGCTGACGCTGTTCGTGCCCGCTGGTGCTCCCGGCAATGAGAAGCCTTATGACGTTGCCATCGGTACCTTCAAGTACAGCGACCTGGTGCGCATGTTCCGCAACAATCCGGACAAAGCCATCTGGTTTAACCCGCAAAACGATGCCCAGCACAAAAACCTGGCTGACGCATTTGAGCTCTGGCTGTTTAACTCCTACATCGTGAAGGTATCCAACCCCAACAACGCGCGTCTTTCCGACGTGTATGGTGGGGAGCGGGAAGGCATTCTGGCCTCGCAGCAAGCTGCTACCGACCTCATCGAGTACGAGTACAACCTGTGGTCCTTTTAA
- the gldM gene encoding gliding motility protein GldM, translating into MAGAKETPRQKMIGMMYLVLTALLALQVNSAILLKFKFLDDSLIGVNDKTTQANQGAVKGIEAAVAKNRNQARDLAILKQGQEVRDRTAKMVAYLRDIREKLLAATQEKGKAEMNMSGEDKVAMTMLGGKKDGAAYPLKTVLNDYSTYIKQFVPTAGPLALDAKDDKAVTEKDQKNKDFAELNFENTPVVAALAVLSQKETEVLKYEADALSQLGQKVGAQTIVFDKVGAFASAESNTVAAGTKYKAELFLTASASSLRPSMTLNGSPLQVSPDGKGKVEFTARPGNFDASGSAKASWKGTIRFNQNGRDTTFNVTVPYTVTKPVMQIQSASVQALYFKCGNKLNVSVPALGAQYKPGFSASGASVIPGSKTGDVTLVPNAREVTLSVSSGGNAIGSQTFQVRPIPKPDIKCFVGGREANEKQGTPIVAVRNMNMRAVPDAGFATFLPEDARYRVSRYEVTLVRGRRPAMGTRTISGPDANLTDVVNAAQSGDRLYIEVKEVQRKNFQDNTENVNVAKSFNIPLL; encoded by the coding sequence ATGGCGGGTGCTAAAGAGACACCGCGGCAGAAGATGATAGGCATGATGTACCTGGTACTGACTGCCCTTCTGGCGCTACAAGTAAACTCTGCGATTCTGCTCAAATTCAAGTTTTTGGATGATAGCCTGATCGGAGTAAACGATAAAACTACGCAAGCTAACCAGGGTGCCGTGAAAGGCATCGAGGCAGCAGTAGCCAAAAACCGCAATCAGGCCCGTGACCTTGCCATCCTGAAGCAAGGGCAGGAAGTGCGCGACCGGACGGCTAAAATGGTAGCATATCTGCGTGATATCCGGGAGAAGCTGCTGGCAGCTACTCAGGAGAAAGGCAAAGCTGAGATGAACATGAGTGGCGAAGATAAAGTCGCCATGACGATGCTGGGTGGCAAGAAAGATGGCGCGGCTTATCCCCTGAAAACTGTGCTGAATGACTACTCTACCTACATCAAGCAGTTCGTGCCAACTGCCGGCCCGCTTGCTCTGGATGCAAAAGACGACAAAGCGGTAACGGAAAAAGACCAGAAAAATAAGGACTTCGCCGAGCTCAACTTCGAGAATACACCAGTAGTAGCCGCTTTGGCGGTTCTTTCCCAAAAGGAAACCGAAGTGCTGAAGTATGAGGCCGACGCTCTGAGCCAGCTGGGTCAGAAAGTAGGTGCACAAACTATCGTTTTCGATAAAGTTGGGGCTTTTGCCAGCGCTGAGTCAAACACGGTAGCTGCCGGTACCAAGTACAAAGCAGAGTTGTTCCTGACGGCTTCGGCTTCGTCTTTGCGCCCAAGTATGACGTTGAATGGTTCGCCTCTGCAGGTTAGCCCTGATGGAAAAGGCAAGGTAGAATTCACGGCTCGCCCCGGCAACTTCGATGCTTCTGGTAGCGCTAAAGCCTCTTGGAAAGGCACCATCCGTTTCAACCAGAATGGCCGTGATACGACCTTCAACGTAACGGTACCTTATACCGTCACCAAACCCGTGATGCAGATCCAGTCGGCTTCGGTGCAGGCGCTGTACTTTAAGTGCGGCAACAAGCTGAATGTATCGGTTCCTGCTTTGGGTGCCCAGTATAAGCCTGGTTTCTCTGCTTCGGGTGCTTCAGTAATTCCCGGCTCGAAAACGGGTGACGTGACCCTGGTACCTAACGCCCGTGAGGTAACGCTCAGCGTAAGCAGCGGTGGCAATGCCATTGGTTCGCAGACGTTCCAGGTACGCCCCATTCCTAAGCCCGACATCAAGTGTTTTGTAGGCGGCCGTGAAGCCAACGAAAAACAAGGAACGCCCATTGTAGCCGTTCGGAACATGAATATGCGCGCAGTGCCGGATGCCGGCTTTGCTACGTTCCTGCCCGAAGATGCCCGGTACCGGGTATCCCGCTACGAAGTGACGCTGGTGCGTGGTCGTCGTCCGGCCATGGGCACGCGTACCATCAGTGGTCCTGACGCCAACCTGACGGACGTAGTAAACGCCGCTCAGTCGGGTGACCGTCTCTACATTGAAGTAAAAGAAGTACAGCGCAAAAACTTCCAGGATAACACTGAGAATGTTAATGTTGCCAAGAGCTTCAATATTCCCTTGCTGTAA
- the gldL gene encoding gliding motility protein GldL, translating into MPKIYGLGAAVVIVGALFKIQHWDYADVMLIVGLGTEALIFALSAFQPQHKDPDWSLVYPELSEGYDPSTGNASFAAESNSKGLTRKLDDMLKDANVTPEAISSLGAGLNRLSTTTQQLSSLGEATNVTDEYTAKVRTAAQSLERINVAYSNTVDAISAMSNATSDAKEYHLQVQNVTKNLGALNAVYEMELQDANTHLKSMNKFYGTLSQAMENLTEAGKETEQFKQEVTSLTSNLTSLNRVYGNMLNAMRATS; encoded by the coding sequence ATGCCGAAGATCTACGGTCTGGGTGCAGCAGTAGTAATCGTAGGCGCATTGTTTAAAATTCAGCACTGGGATTACGCTGACGTAATGCTCATCGTGGGTTTGGGCACGGAAGCCCTCATCTTTGCCCTTAGCGCTTTCCAGCCCCAGCATAAAGACCCCGACTGGTCGCTGGTATACCCGGAGTTGAGCGAAGGCTATGACCCCTCTACCGGCAACGCTAGCTTTGCGGCGGAATCGAACAGCAAAGGCCTGACCCGCAAGCTGGACGATATGCTGAAAGACGCCAACGTAACGCCCGAAGCTATTTCCTCGCTGGGTGCCGGCCTGAACCGCTTGAGCACTACCACGCAGCAGCTTTCTTCGCTGGGTGAGGCTACCAACGTAACGGACGAATACACGGCTAAAGTGCGCACCGCTGCTCAGTCGCTGGAGCGCATCAACGTGGCTTACTCGAATACGGTAGATGCTATTTCGGCTATGTCGAATGCTACCTCGGATGCCAAGGAGTATCACCTGCAGGTGCAGAACGTAACCAAGAACCTGGGCGCGCTGAATGCGGTGTACGAAATGGAACTGCAGGATGCCAACACGCACCTCAAGTCCATGAACAAGTTCTACGGTACGCTGAGCCAGGCTATGGAGAACCTGACCGAAGCCGGCAAAGAAACCGAGCAGTTCAAGCAGGAAGTAACGAGCCTGACGTCCAACCTGACCTCGCTCAACCGCGTGTACGGCAACATGCTGAACGCCATGCGGGCTACCAGCTAA
- a CDS encoding SUMF1/EgtB/PvdO family nonheme iron enzyme, with translation MNKLFLFPLVAASALLLGSCGFGKGPQGDLIGSEDRPEFNPQEVPFGMVPCPGGTFHMGQTDQDISASMVNMNKQVTIAGFYMDETEITNNEYRQFMDAIRQDSIDVLGEEYVMTELYPDSTVWVRDFTYHMGDPLMEYYYTHPAFDDYPVVGVDWFAAKYFCNWRTKNKNASNEELGLAPTPNFRLPSEAEWEYAARGGRDLATYPWGGPYLRNQNGCMLANFKPGRGDYASDGAAYTSAVGSYFPNDFGLYDMSGNVSEWCDDAYMEASVPVVWDLNPTNPDDNEPRKVVRGGSWKDIAYFLETGTRNFEYQDSARSYIGFRTAMIQIGMGTNTSLN, from the coding sequence ATGAACAAGCTTTTCTTATTTCCTCTCGTTGCTGCTTCGGCCCTGTTGTTGGGAAGCTGTGGTTTTGGCAAAGGGCCGCAGGGTGACCTGATTGGCTCCGAAGACCGCCCGGAATTCAACCCGCAGGAAGTGCCTTTTGGCATGGTGCCCTGCCCCGGCGGCACGTTCCACATGGGTCAGACTGACCAGGATATTTCGGCCTCCATGGTAAACATGAACAAGCAGGTAACCATTGCCGGCTTCTACATGGATGAGACGGAAATCACCAACAATGAGTACCGTCAGTTCATGGACGCCATCCGGCAGGACTCGATTGACGTGCTCGGCGAAGAATACGTGATGACGGAACTGTACCCCGACTCCACTGTTTGGGTGCGTGACTTCACGTATCACATGGGCGACCCGCTGATGGAGTACTACTACACGCACCCTGCTTTCGACGATTACCCGGTGGTGGGCGTCGACTGGTTTGCGGCCAAGTATTTCTGCAACTGGCGCACCAAAAACAAAAACGCTTCGAACGAAGAACTGGGCCTGGCTCCCACGCCTAACTTCCGCCTGCCCTCCGAGGCTGAGTGGGAGTACGCCGCCCGTGGCGGCCGCGACCTGGCTACGTATCCCTGGGGTGGCCCATACCTGCGCAACCAGAACGGCTGTATGCTAGCTAACTTCAAGCCCGGCCGTGGCGACTATGCCTCGGATGGTGCTGCTTATACTTCCGCAGTAGGCTCGTACTTCCCGAATGATTTCGGCCTCTATGATATGTCGGGTAACGTGTCCGAATGGTGCGACGACGCCTACATGGAAGCCTCGGTACCCGTGGTGTGGGACTTGAACCCAACCAACCCCGATGACAACGAACCCCGCAAAGTAGTACGCGGCGGCTCTTGGAAAGACATTGCTTACTTCCTCGAAACCGGTACACGTAACTTCGAATATCAGGATTCGGCCCGTTCGTACATTGGCTTCCGGACGGCAATGATTCAGATTGGTATGGGTACCAACACCTCTTTGAACTAA